The Mangrovibacterium diazotrophicum DNA window GTTTTGGCCAGCACGCCTCCGGAGGTTGAGGAAGAGATTATGATTGTAGCCCAGGAGATGCCTGAGTTCCCGGGAGGAATGAAGTCGTTGATGGCATTTATCGGAAATTCACTTAAATACCCGGTGCTGGCGCAGGAGAATTGTATCTACGGCAAGGTGTATGTTCGCTTCGTTGTTAATAAGGACGGAAGTATCGCTGATGCCATGGTGGTTCGTCCGGTGAATGACTTGCTCGACAAAGAAGCGCTTCGCGTGGTGAGCAGCATGCCAAAATGGAAGCCCGGAATGCAGAACGGAAAGCCGGTTCGTGTCATGTATACAGTACCGATTAATTTCGTTTTGCAATGAAATCAGGAAAATAAAAATGAAATTGAAAAGGAAACAATATTTTGAGGGGCGAACTCTTGGTTTTGTCGATTATTTTCTATCTTTATCCCCTCAAAGTAAAAATGTTCTGTCACAGGATAAACTTCTAAAACTGAATTATGGAATTGAAGAAATCACCAAAAGCTGATCTCGAGAACAAAAGAAATATTTTTGTTCAGATCGGACTTGTGATCTCTCTTGGTATAACATTACTTGCTTTCGAATGGACTACACGTGTGGAACAAGCGACATCGTTGGGTTCGGTAGTTCAGCAGGATGTTGAAGATGAGATCATTCCGATCACCCGTCAAGAAGAAGTAAAACCACCGCCACCACCACCACCACCAAAAGTGGTTGAAGTGTTGACGATCGTTGATGACGACACTGAGATCGAAGAGGAGTTGGATATTGAAGACACAGAAGCCGATGATAACACGGTGATTGATGTTGCTCCGGTTATTCAACAAGAAGCTGAAGAAGAAGAAGAAAGTGAAGTATTCTTCATCGTAGAAAACATGCCGGAATTCCCGGGAGGGGAATTGGCACTTCGTAAGTTCATTGCTAACGCTATCAAGTATCCTGTAATCGCTCAGGAAAACGGTATTCAAGGTAAAGTATATGTGAACTTCGTTGTGGACAAAGACGGTAGTGTAAGTGGAGCCCGTATCGCCCGTGGTGTTGATGCCTCTTTGGATAAAGAAGCTCTTCGCGTGGTGAACAGTCTTCCGAAATGGAAGCCAGGTATGCAAAGGGGTAAACCTGTAAGAGTATCTTATACGGTTCCTATTAGTTTTGTATTGCAGTAACAAGCGAATTACAATAAAAACCCTGGTTTCGTTTTTTCGAGACCAGGTTTTTTTATGCGCTAAACTTTAGTATTTAAATGATCGAAA harbors:
- a CDS encoding energy transducer TonB yields the protein MKTKKSPKADLEKNRSLFFSVGLVLALGLVLAAFSVKTEPVAIPETGTVSWDPPEEIIIPITRPEEKKKELPVVSITEIVVDLEAGQEELDMTDFTSEASEGELFEVNPVLASTPPEVEEEIMIVAQEMPEFPGGMKSLMAFIGNSLKYPVLAQENCIYGKVYVRFVVNKDGSIADAMVVRPVNDLLDKEALRVVSSMPKWKPGMQNGKPVRVMYTVPINFVLQ
- a CDS encoding energy transducer TonB; amino-acid sequence: MELKKSPKADLENKRNIFVQIGLVISLGITLLAFEWTTRVEQATSLGSVVQQDVEDEIIPITRQEEVKPPPPPPPPKVVEVLTIVDDDTEIEEELDIEDTEADDNTVIDVAPVIQQEAEEEEESEVFFIVENMPEFPGGELALRKFIANAIKYPVIAQENGIQGKVYVNFVVDKDGSVSGARIARGVDASLDKEALRVVNSLPKWKPGMQRGKPVRVSYTVPISFVLQ